The Dermacentor andersoni chromosome 1, qqDerAnde1_hic_scaffold, whole genome shotgun sequence genomic interval GCCTGTAGATGTTCAAGAGTCCAATAAGACTAGTGGCTCTTGTGTGTCAGTTGCCTTTGGCCAGGGCGACAATTCAGAATATCAAGAAAAGCCAGTATCACCTAGCATGGAACCAGTGCAGGACACCGAACAAAAGAAGAATGGAACAATGGCCATGGATGTTGGTCATCTAAGTGATGGTCATTCCAGCGACATGATTACGCCACCTGCACAGGCCATAAAACCTGGCACAGAGACCAAACTAAACGCTTCTGAAGTGCCACTGGCACCATCCATTGCTGCTGAGAAGTTGGACACTGCTGACTTACATAATGCAGACAAACATACCAAGGAATATGCCATGTGTGCTGTACAGGACTTCAAAAGCAGTGAGGCTGCAGGCAACACCCTTGCATTTTGTGAACATCAAGGTCAAGGTACAAGTATGGATGTTGCTTGTTCACCTCAAACCTCAAGCCAGCACCTTATCGTGGACCCTGCAACACAACCATCACTCAAAAAGAAAGTTGATAAACCTTCCCCAATGGTAGCTCAGCACAGTGACGACTCATCAGGAAAATCCCTCAAAGGAGGTCAAAGTACTAAAGTGTGCAATGAAAGAACCAATCAAAGTGCCAGCATTAAACTGCGAAATGGATCTGAAAGTACAGGTCTACCTTTACCTTTGAGTCAAAGCAGTAAACACAGCAGTGATTGTTCTGCTGTGACTGGTCCACAGCAAAAAAGCATGGAGCCAGAGGCCAGCAAGCACTCTGTTACGTTAAGGGCTGGTGCAGCAACAGCTCTTGCCAAAAGCAAGGTGGGACAGCCACCTCAGTATGAAACTACAGGGAGTGCTTCAAACAGAAATACTTTGGTTTTGAGCCCAGAGCCCTGTCCCACACCTTCATCTTCCAATTTAGAAGCTAGTAGCCCATCCCCTCACCACAAACAACAGAGCTTGGTGGAGAAGGAAGGCACGGCATGTACACATGACAATGCTGTGAATGAGGAAAGTGTGTCTTCTCCAGTCACCACAAGTGTAGAAAAAAACCTAGAGTGTGAAGACAAGCATGCAGACTTCAACATTGAACCTTTGCCTTCTGCTTCAGAGGAACTATCTCAAACGAGTCGTAGTGTTGGTGCATACAATTCTGATAAACTTGGTGGAAAGAATACATCAGATGAAAAGGATTGTTCCAATGAAGAACAGGCAGAAATCCTTGATAAAAGCATGACTGAAGAACCAGGAAAAAAATCTCTCATTGACGAAACATTAAAAGTTCAACCAGCTACCAGTAGTTTAAGTAACAACATAATTACTGACATTGAGCAAGAAAAATGTCAGTCAATTGAGAAAGATAACACAGTAACAAAACTTTGTGATGTTATAAATGAATGCTCTGAGTTACCACAGGATTTTCAGACAAAATCCAGTCAAAGAGAGAAGGCATTCCATTCAGGTGAAATGAAAGTATTGCATGAAATaccaaagaaacaaaataaaaaactgGCATTGAATCCTGTGGCAACTAGTCACGTGGAAAGCAAGTTGCAGGGCTCTCCAAATAATGATGGTCATAAAGTCCCAGTCCATTCACAAGCATCATCAAAACTAGACACCGATGAAAACAAGTTAAGAGAAACTTTTCATAACAATGATGCACTTCCTTGCGAACCTGCCGATAGCAACGTAAACGTGCACGATACTGAATGTCAACGTGATAAGAAAGATTTTGAGCATTTTGCGCCACATGATGGCAATGGAGGACTTCAAGAGTTGCACAACGACGAACATCAAGAGATGGGGGCATGTGAAAGGACTGCAGTGAAAACCACAAACCAAAACATTCAAGAACAAGAGGAAGAAGGCCAAACTTGGGTCACAGATGAGGACAGTCCAAGCGTGCCAGAGGCTTTGACTTCTTGTATACAAAATGTGCCATGTTCGCCAAAAGCTAAAGGTTCAAACTCTGCAGGAGCAAGAAATGCTATAGGGTCCGGTGATAAACTTCTTGCTGCACTTGACCTAGTTCCCCGTCAAGAAGCATCACCACTTCCACCTGATGACACAACAGAACCCTGTCCACCACCTAAAGAGCAAGATGTGACAGCCAAAGAGCTATGTACAGCACCTAAAAATTCTGATGaaggagacaaagaaacagaaccAAAAGAAGGATGCTCAGATGGGCAAGAAGACGATTCTCCAAGTAAAAGGCGTTGGAGTCTTCGTACACCAACAAAACCAAGAAAGAGAGTCATTATCCCAGACAGTGATGATGAAGATTTTGAGGCCTATGCAAGTGAAAACGTTCCAACTGTAGCACAAAAGAGCAAGTCAGAGCAGGCATTTGATGATCTTTTGGATTTCTTCAAGAAAGAGCAAGCTCAGAAGGCTGCCGTAAAAACTGCACcaacaagaaagagaaatgcaaaaaaagttgGGCTAGCAGCATCCAAAAGTGCATCTGCCCGTTCAAGATCATCTGCTGCGAACAGTATCCCATTTGAAAAAGAATCCACTGTGAAGACAGATAAGGTGAAAGATGTAGTAAAGCCCACAGCAAGGAAAAGCCAGCCGGTGAGCACACCTTGCACAACCAGCCGAGCTGCTGTCGTGAAGCAAGCTCGAAAGCGACGCTCGGAGCCAGTAAAGGTTGTGGCTCCTAAAAAAAGTTTCAGTGACGGTGTCAGTAGCCGGATTCCCTCTATAAGTGATACATTTGCTGGAGACATCAGAATTCGCTGCCAGAAACCAGGTTCCTCATTGGATAAGATGGCATCACGGTATCATTGTTCCAAATGTGGCTTTCGCTCATCTCGAATGGAGAATATTGTGAGGCACCATAAGCAGGACTGCCCATACTCTAAACAAAATTCTGCTTGAGATTCCAAGTCCTTAAAAAGTACAAACAGTACTCACACATGAGCCTGTTATCACTGTCATGTACACATCTGACTGCTGCAGACCCGGTTCATTCATGTTTCATTTTTGTCATCACTGACGTCATTGTTTATAAGAGGGGGAAAAAATGGCACGTTAAAAGCACAAAGTCAACCATGTGTATAGCATAATTTTTATAGCAAATTGTGACCATCTGGATCTAAATAAAACTTCACTTTCTCACTTAGTTTTGCATAACTGTTTCTGTCGATAAGGCCAACAGTACGATTAAGCGAGCCTTGTGTTCATTTTAATGTTCTTAGTTTTTAGGAACAAAAGTAGGGGAAATGCACTGCTTGCTTAACATAAATGTGATAGTTGTGTTTGAACTCCCATTTGGTTTTGTTTTACGCATGTGTTCCAAACTGTGTCGCACCAGTGCTGCTCACAGCCTCAAGGTACCGAAACACTTCTACACTGTTGTAgggcacatttttctttttaatctgccAATGACAATAATTGCTCACCTGAAAAGTCTTAACCAAATTTGTTTGGCTATAGAATTTGGTCACGTAGTTGTGTCACGACACCTACCCTTGCAGCTGGTGCAATTGACATGACCAAATGTGCTGTGTATTTATCATGGTCTTCAGTGTAGATAATTGTGCATATAATTTCTCCGAAACTTGTTTTCCTGTGTAGTAGCTAAACAAACTAACACACATTGTAGTCTAGGGAATATTGTTTCCTCTGCCAAGACACTTGCACGTGTTTAAGCACATTCATCCTAAGGGCACCTGTGCAATCTTTGTTTACATCCTCCCTTCTTATTGCTATGTATGTTTACTTGATAGACACTGAAAGCTGTCTGTAATCAGTCGCCAGCAAAAGCCATTTTTGGCACTGATATTTCAGTGTTGACGGAAGTGAGGCAGTGTCAAGGGTAGCAAAGCACAGTGCTCACCATTCCTCCTGCCTGTCTTTGGAACGATTAGCAATGCCGACTCTCTGACCAGAAAGTGCAACAGCAGGCAAGATCACCATTTCCTTATTTTGTGCCCTATTGATTGTGTACTACTGTAGGTGTACCCATTATCAGCTAAAAGCTCAATCTAGTTCAAAATCGGCTAAAATGTCGCACTATCCCTTATAAGCACAAATTTAATGCTAGATAGGCCTAAAATATGCCAGATATGAAATCTGTTAAAATTGAAAC includes:
- the LOC126546000 gene encoding uncharacterized protein isoform X1 is translated as MDTADEPSMACQQVAGSEPIVQEEVIGYFDLGNPGLQLVGGDTFYLPTEALREHVLMSEHGKEGQPIIVVVEEGSQNVVVQAFSRDSEAVGEEAAFTMNQLDNAISATLPEQFAGVETITTTEGQQLLILSEGGSGKPVDTPVEDSAAAASDTGSSCHEGSKDNLPRQCVASLNSIQTELQPGCKELLEVNGSKEVKAIPDNVQAPEERAECKYESESKPHAPAPVDVQESNKTSGSCVSVAFGQGDNSEYQEKPVSPSMEPVQDTEQKKNGTMAMDVGHLSDGHSSDMITPPAQAIKPGTETKLNASEVPLAPSIAAEKLDTADLHNADKHTKEYAMCAVQDFKSSEAAGNTLAFCEHQGQGTSMDVACSPQTSSQHLIVDPATQPSLKKKVDKPSPMVAQHSDDSSGKSLKGGQSTKVCNERTNQSASIKLRNGSESTGLPLPLSQSSKHSSDCSAVTGPQQKSMEPEASKHSVTLRAGAATALAKSKVGQPPQYETTGSASNRNTLVLSPEPCPTPSSSNLEASSPSPHHKQQSLVEKEGTACTHDNAVNEESVSSPVTTSVEKNLECEDKHADFNIEPLPSASEELSQTSRSVGAYNSDKLGGKNTSDEKDCSNEEQAEILDKSMTEEPGKKSLIDETLKVQPATSSLSNNIITDIEQEKCQSIEKDNTVTKLCDVINECSELPQDFQTKSSQREKAFHSGEMKVLHEIPKKQNKKLALNPVATSHVESKLQGSPNNDGHKVPVHSQASSKLDTDENKLRETFHNNDALPCEPADSNVNVHDTECQRDKKDFEHFAPHDGNGGLQELHNDEHQEMGACERTAVKTTNQNIQEQEEEGQTWVTDEDSPSVPEALTSCIQNVPCSPKAKGSNSAGARNAIGSGDKLLAALDLVPRQEASPLPPDDTTEPCPPPKEQDVTAKELCTAPKNSDEGDKETEPKEGCSDGQEDDSPSKRRWSLRTPTKPRKRVIIPDSDDEDFEAYASENVPTVAQKSKSEQAFDDLLDFFKKEQAQKAAVKTAPTRKRNAKKVGLAASKSASARSRSSAANSIPFEKESTVKTDKVKDVVKPTARKSQPVSTPCTTSRAAVVKQARKRRSEPVKVVAPKKSFSDGVSSRIPSISDTFAGDIRIRCQKPGSSLDKMASRYHCSKCGFRSSRMENIVRHHKQDCPYSKQNSA
- the LOC126546000 gene encoding uncharacterized protein isoform X2 gives rise to the protein MSEHGKEGQPIIVVVEEGSQNVVVQAFSRDSEAVGEEAAFTMNQLDNAISATLPEQFAGVETITTTEGQQLLILSEGGSGKPVDTPVEDSAAAASDTGSSCHEGSKDNLPRQCVASLNSIQTELQPGCKELLEVNGSKEVKAIPDNVQAPEERAECKYESESKPHAPAPVDVQESNKTSGSCVSVAFGQGDNSEYQEKPVSPSMEPVQDTEQKKNGTMAMDVGHLSDGHSSDMITPPAQAIKPGTETKLNASEVPLAPSIAAEKLDTADLHNADKHTKEYAMCAVQDFKSSEAAGNTLAFCEHQGQGTSMDVACSPQTSSQHLIVDPATQPSLKKKVDKPSPMVAQHSDDSSGKSLKGGQSTKVCNERTNQSASIKLRNGSESTGLPLPLSQSSKHSSDCSAVTGPQQKSMEPEASKHSVTLRAGAATALAKSKVGQPPQYETTGSASNRNTLVLSPEPCPTPSSSNLEASSPSPHHKQQSLVEKEGTACTHDNAVNEESVSSPVTTSVEKNLECEDKHADFNIEPLPSASEELSQTSRSVGAYNSDKLGGKNTSDEKDCSNEEQAEILDKSMTEEPGKKSLIDETLKVQPATSSLSNNIITDIEQEKCQSIEKDNTVTKLCDVINECSELPQDFQTKSSQREKAFHSGEMKVLHEIPKKQNKKLALNPVATSHVESKLQGSPNNDGHKVPVHSQASSKLDTDENKLRETFHNNDALPCEPADSNVNVHDTECQRDKKDFEHFAPHDGNGGLQELHNDEHQEMGACERTAVKTTNQNIQEQEEEGQTWVTDEDSPSVPEALTSCIQNVPCSPKAKGSNSAGARNAIGSGDKLLAALDLVPRQEASPLPPDDTTEPCPPPKEQDVTAKELCTAPKNSDEGDKETEPKEGCSDGQEDDSPSKRRWSLRTPTKPRKRVIIPDSDDEDFEAYASENVPTVAQKSKSEQAFDDLLDFFKKEQAQKAAVKTAPTRKRNAKKVGLAASKSASARSRSSAANSIPFEKESTVKTDKVKDVVKPTARKSQPVSTPCTTSRAAVVKQARKRRSEPVKVVAPKKSFSDGVSSRIPSISDTFAGDIRIRCQKPGSSLDKMASRYHCSKCGFRSSRMENIVRHHKQDCPYSKQNSA